The DNA segment AAAGAAAGTCCTTACCGCCACCAATTACAAGCTGAACCAAAAGATTCAAAGCATCTTGAATCCCGATTATGATGTTCCCCTGCCCGCCGGTTTGAAAGGCAAAGTGCTCGTCGCCGATCCTCGTTATGATTTCGTCGTGCTCGACATTGGTGAAAAACAAGGCGTGCTCGAAGATGGCAAGTTGCTCGTGAACCGCAATGGCAAGCTCATCGCCAAAGTCAAAGTCAAGAGCGTCCAGGCCGATCGTTGCATCGCCAACGTCATGCCCGGCTGGAAACTGGGCGACGTGATGGAAGGCGATCAAGTCCTTTACTAAGATTTTAAATGCGCCTCCGCCAACTCATCCTAAATCCCCGAGTCTGGCTTCTTGCGGCCTTGCTCGGGTTGACTGTTGGATTGACGGGTTGTGGCACGGATGAACCCGATAATGTTTCCTCGAAGCCTTGGAATTCTCCCGAGGGCTGGCAAAACGGTTCATTGCCCAGCAATCTCTATCAGAATCACTAAGCTCTCCTTTTTCCTCCTGTAGCGGCGGTCTATGACCGCCGAATGTCGATGCTCCTCTTCCTTCCTGATCCGCGAGAAACAAAAAAAATGCCTTCGCCCGGGATAAGCCGGCAAAGTTACCTTTGTCTCAATCCCGGGCGAAAGCGAAAACAATAGCTGATTGATTTTAACGGCGGCGCCAAAAGGCAACGACGCCCGCCAAACATCCGCCAAGCAACAGCGAAGCCGTTCCAGGTTCTGGAGTCTGGGTAACGGAAACCGCATCCAGTTCGATGCTCGCGCCACTGCTCATCGAAGTATCTTCAATCAAAAGGCGCGTGTTGTCGCTTGCGGCGGTAAATTCAAAACTGCGTTCGGTCAGGTTTCCAACCGTTCCAGTCGGCGGAGCATCACCGGAATTGTCAACCGCGAGCGCAGATCCCGAAGGCACTCCTGACTCGAGGTCGAAGATGGATGCGCTATCACTAACAATATCCACAGGCATGGGATCGTTATTTCCGCGTCCGTAAAAATAGGTGACATCATAGCTCATGCCGGCGGTAGTCGCGAAATCCTGCCAAAGCTCACCCACGCCTTTGGACGTGCCGAAACCGCCGATGTTCAAAAGATGGCTGCCGTCCGCTGGATTAGGCTCGTTCTCTCCGGGCGCGGCGAAAACCGTAAAGTCCGTGGTGCTGGAGGTCGTAGCCAAAGTCCAGCCCGTGATGAAACCGCTAACGGGAGTGGTGCCCACAGTTGTGCCTATTTGACCGTCGGCTTCAAAGCCGCCATTGACCAGAATGTTTTGGCCAAATGCCGTTGAAGTGGCGAGGAGGGTCGTGATGACTGCGAAATTTCTGAAGTTTTTCATGCGTTGGTTATGCCTTCCGGTTGTGTTAATAGATTAATATTCTGCAAGCCCTGTTTGGGGCGGTTCGGAAAAAGCAGAAGTCTTGCCACACCGGCCCGAAAAAAGATTTTTAGTGGACCACAAAGTTTTCGCGCGATTCTGTTGAGCATTAATCACAGTAAAAAAAGCGGGCGGAGTGAACAGAATTATTGAACACAGGCAACCGTGTACAAAATTTGTACATTTGCTGTGCGGAATCTAATATGACCTGGAAGATCTCTTCGAGTAGAGATCGAAGAAATTTTGATTCGCGAAATCAGCGTCGGGAAAAACGAAAACAAAAATAATCGAAGCGAAAAAGAATTTTCACCGCCTCTTACTTAGCTGTCTCCACACAGCGCGTCTCGCGAATCACCGTGATCTTGATCTGTCCCGGATATTGCAATCCGTCCTCGATCTTCAACGCGATATTTCGCGCCAGCGCAAACGCCTGTTCATCGCTGACCTTGTCCGGCTGAACCAACACGCGCAACTCGCGCCCCGCCTGCACCGCGAAACATTTCTCCACGCCGGGAAATGACAAAGCGATTCTTTCGAGTTCCTCGATTCGCTTGAGATAAGTCGCCATCGTTTCCGAACGCGCGCCGGGACGCGACGCGCTGATGGCATCCGCCGCGCTCACCAAAATTCCCCACGGCCCGATCGGTGGCACATCATTGTGATGCGAAGCCACGCCGTTGACGACCGCATCCGCTTCGCCGTAACGCTTCACAAAATCCGCGCCCACGATCGCATGCGGTCCTTCCACTTCGTGGGTCACCGCCTTGCCAATATCGTGAAAAAGCCCCGCGCGTTTCGCCGTCGCCATATCCAAGCCAAGCTCACCCGCCATCAACCCCATTAAGTGCGCCACTTCAACCGAGTGATCCAGTACATTTTGGGAATAGCTGCGGCGAAAGTGCAACCGGCCAAGCATCTTCACCACCTCGGGATGCACCGCCGGCACACCCGCCTTAAGCACCGCTTCCTCGCCGAGGCGTTCGATGGTTTCATCCATTTCTTCCGTGACTTTAGCAACCACCTCCTCGATGCGCGTCGGATGGATGCGCCCATCCAAAATCAGCCGCGTCATCGCTTCGCGCGCAATCTCGCGCCGTACCGGGTCGAAGCCCGAAAGCACCACCGCGTTCGGCGTGTCATCAATCAAAACCGTGATCCCCGTGGCCGCTTCAAAAGCGCGAATGTTGCGTCCGTCGCGGCCGATAATGCGCCCCTTCATCTCCTCGCCCTGCAAGGCAATCGTCGCCGTGGTCGTCTCGAAAGTGTGTTCGCCCGCGTAACGCTGGATCGCCAGGCTGATGATCGCCCGCGCTTTTTCTTCCGCGCGAGTCTTGGCAGCATCCACGATGTTGCGGCAAAGCGAACTGGCATCCCCCATCGCTTCCTGTTCGATCTCCTTGAGAAATTGCGTGCGCGCTTCGGCTTCGGTCAAATGCGCCAGCGCTTGTAATTGCGCCCGGCGCTGCTCGGTCAGGCGCTTGAATTCCTGCTGCTGCGCCGCGAGCGCCTCCGCTTCACGCTGCGCCTCGGTCTTCTGGTCCTGCAAACTTTTTTCGACCTGGACGAGTTTTTCGAGTTGCGTATTGATCAACGATTCGCGTTCGCCCAGGCGGCGTTCAGACTCGGCCAGTTCCTGGCGGCGCGTGGCGAAAGATTGTTCCGTCTGCTCGCGAATTTTGAGCGCCTCCTCGTTGGCGGCGAGGCGCGCGTCGCGAATCATCGTATCGGATTCGCGGCGGGATTTTTCCAGGATGGATTGAGCTTCGTCGGCTTGCAGCTTGCGCGCGTTCTGGTCTTTCCAATAAAGAATAGCAAAACACACCGCTGCGCCGCCGAAGAAAACGACGACGTCTGTGATCGAGATAGTTGCCAGGAACATCATTTCAAAACCGCTCGCGGGCGATGTCACATTGCCAGCGCGTCGGCGTCAGGATGCAATTTAAACGGAGATCATGCGGCTCGACTGGAAGCGCGCCGACGATCTGCTCGTCAAACGCCACCCCGCAAGCCGGCCCTTGGAGCACGGCCAGTAACCGGTCGTAAAACCCCTTGCCACGACCGAGCCGATGCCCACCGAGGTCAAAGGCTAACCCAGGCACCAGTATCAAGTCCAGACGCTTTAGCAAAATTTTCTCGCACGACGCCACCGGCTCGCGAATGCCAAACTTTCCGGCCTGCAAATCTTGCGCGAGGTCTCTTATATGACACGCGACGTAGTGCCCGTGTTCCACCTCGAAGCGCGGCAGCAAAACCGTCTTGCCCGCCGCCAGAGTATCCACCATCAATGGCCAAACGTCCAATTCGTCCGCCAGCGGCGCATAAAACAAAATGGATTTCGCGTCGCGCCACAGCGTTTGCTGCTCCAAAAGTTCACACGCTTGTTCGCTCAACTCCAGTCGTTCGCTCGCTGAAATTTTTTTCAACTCCGCGCGGACTTGCGCGCGCACGGCGGCTTTGGCTTGCTGCGTTTCGGAAAGCGTCGTCACGATTTTTTTCTGGCCTCCGCCAGCGCCGCGCGCCATTTCTCTACGCGCTCCTTGATTTTCTTTTCCACGCCCTGCTCCGTTGGCTCGTAATAATGCTTGTCCGCGCCTAAATAATCCTGAGCGACGAAATGGCCCGGTTGATCGTGCGCGTATTGATAACCTTCGCCGTGCCCGAGCCGCTTCGCGCCCGCGTAATGAGCGTCGCGCAAATGTTCAGGCACTGCCAGCGTGCGACCCGAGCGCACATCGGCGAGCGCGGCGTCAATGCTCACGATGCTCGTGTTGCTCTTATTCGCCGTCGCAATATATATCGCGGCTTCCGCAATCGGAATGCGCGCTTCCGGCCAGCCCACGAATTCCGCCGCCTGATGCGCCGCCGTCGCCAATATCAGCGCCATCGGATCGGCGAGCCCCACGTCTTCCGCCGCGCAAATCATGATGCGGCGCGAGATGAACCGCGGGTCTTCACCGGCATGGATCATTTTCGCGAGCCAATAGAGCGTGGCATCGGCGTCACTGCCGCGCATGGATTTGATGAACGCGGAAATCGTATCGTAGTGCGCATCGCCATCGCCGTCATAGACGACCGCTTTGCGCTGGATGCTTTGTTCGGCCACGGCAAGGTCAATGTGAATCATGCCGTCCGCCGTCGGCTCGGTCGTCAGCGCCGCAATCTCTAATGAGTTCAACGCCTTGCGCGCATCGCCGTCGCTGAGTTTCGCGAGATGGCGCAACGCAGATTCCTCCGCTTTGATTTTCAGATAGCCAAGCCCGCGTTCGGAATCGGCGAGCGCGCGTTGAAGCAATTCGTAAAGTTCCGCCTCCGTCAGCGGACGCAATTCAAAAATCTGCGAACGCGAAACCAGCGGCGAGTTGACGAAGAAAAATGGATTGTGCGTCGTCGCGCCGATCAACCGGACCACGCCGCTCTCCACATCCGGCAAAAGAATATCCTGCTGCGCCTTGTTGAAGCGGTGGATCTCATCAATGAAAAGAATCGTTGGCTGGCCGGTGTTCTCCAAACGATTCGCCGCCGATGCCAGCACGCGCCGCATGTCCGCCACGTTGGATTCCACACCGCTGAGCCGCTCGAATTTGCTGCGCGTTTGCCGGGCGATGATTTGCGCGAGCGAAGTTTTGCCCGTGCCCGGCGGTCCGTAAAATAAAAGTGATTGGATGCGATCGGCCTCAATGGCGCGGCGGAGAAGTTGTCCCGGACCAAGAATATGCGTCTGGCCGGTGTATTCAGAAAGATTTCGCGGACGCATGCGCGCGGCCAGCGGCATGTGACGTACGGGCTGCGCCTCTGAAGCCTCAGCGGCGGGCGTTTCCGGCGCGGCGATTTTGGCCGGCGCAAATAAGTCATCCCGTGACATGGCACCAAAATAACACCAACTGCGCGCCAACCCAAAAATAAAAAAACCCCACCGTAATGCCGTGTATAACAGCTCCTATGAACGCCTTAGGAATAGGTGGAACCCGATCGATTTCTTTCGACTTCCAGTGAAGGCCTGTCGGCCACAACCGAAATAGAGGCTCCGTTTTTTATTAACTACGGTTCAAGGACTTTGTTAGGCTCACGAACATGGCAGGGTAAATTGTCTGCTCGATCTTTCCAAAGAGCGGGGCGCTCCGGGCTGCGCCGACTGTCAATCAACTGGTTTTATCATCGGCGGATTTTGCAAAAATCTCAAGCAAAAATTTCCGCGCACGGCTTTTATTTTTGAAAATTTTCGCGGACATTCCCCTTGACCTCACGGGAAACGCGGCCCAAGTTGACAATGGCCTTGAAATGAACGGCGCGTCATTTCCAACACTGCCGTCCGTAAACTCCTTTTTATATTGTTATGAAAAAAATAATCATTCGGATCGGCATCGTCATCGTTGCGCTCGTGGTCGTCGCCTTGCTCGTCGTGTTTTTCTCGCTCGATTCCATCGTCAAGAAAGGCGTCGAGACCGTTGGCCCTTCCGTCACCAAAGTGGATGTGAAATTGGGCGCGGCGGAAATTTCTCCCTTCTCCGGCAGCGGACGCCTGGTGAAACTGTTCGTCGGCAATCCTGAAGGTTATAAAACTCCTTCGGCAATGGAAGTCGGCGACATCAAAGTCGGCGTAAAATTGGGTTCTTTAACCTCCGACACCATCGTCGTCAATGAAGTCAGCGTGAAGGATGCGGTAATCACCTTGGACGGTTCGCTCAGCGGAAATAATCTCACCAAAATTCTCGACAACGTGAATGGCAACAGCAGCAGCACGCCCAAACCCAAAGGCGAACCCGCGCAAGCCGGCACCAGCAAAAGTTCGAAGAAATTTATCGTAAAGGATTTTCTGATTGAAGGCGCGAAAGTGAATGTGAGCATCACCGTCCCAGTGCTGGGCGCACAATCCACCACACTTCCGATACCGACCATTCATCTCCAAAATATCGGCGAAGCGGAAGGCGGCGTCACCGCCGAGCAGTTAGTCCAGGCCGTGATGAAACCCCTCATCTCGAGCACCATCACCGCCACCGGCGA comes from the Verrucomicrobiia bacterium genome and includes:
- a CDS encoding PEP-CTERM sorting domain-containing protein, with the translated sequence MKNFRNFAVITTLLATSTAFGQNILVNGGFEADGQIGTTVGTTPVSGFITGWTLATTSSTTDFTVFAAPGENEPNPADGSHLLNIGGFGTSKGVGELWQDFATTAGMSYDVTYFYGRGNNDPMPVDIVSDSASIFDLESGVPSGSALAVDNSGDAPPTGTVGNLTERSFEFTAASDNTRLLIEDTSMSSGASIELDAVSVTQTPEPGTASLLLGGCLAGVVAFWRRR
- the rny gene encoding ribonuclease Y codes for the protein MTSPASGFEMMFLATISITDVVVFFGGAAVCFAILYWKDQNARKLQADEAQSILEKSRRESDTMIRDARLAANEEALKIREQTEQSFATRRQELAESERRLGERESLINTQLEKLVQVEKSLQDQKTEAQREAEALAAQQQEFKRLTEQRRAQLQALAHLTEAEARTQFLKEIEQEAMGDASSLCRNIVDAAKTRAEEKARAIISLAIQRYAGEHTFETTTATIALQGEEMKGRIIGRDGRNIRAFEAATGITVLIDDTPNAVVLSGFDPVRREIAREAMTRLILDGRIHPTRIEEVVAKVTEEMDETIERLGEEAVLKAGVPAVHPEVVKMLGRLHFRRSYSQNVLDHSVEVAHLMGLMAGELGLDMATAKRAGLFHDIGKAVTHEVEGPHAIVGADFVKRYGEADAVVNGVASHHNDVPPIGPWGILVSAADAISASRPGARSETMATYLKRIEELERIALSFPGVEKCFAVQAGRELRVLVQPDKVSDEQAFALARNIALKIEDGLQYPGQIKITVIRETRCVETAK
- a CDS encoding 5-formyltetrahydrofolate cyclo-ligase: MTTLSETQQAKAAVRAQVRAELKKISASERLELSEQACELLEQQTLWRDAKSILFYAPLADELDVWPLMVDTLAAGKTVLLPRFEVEHGHYVACHIRDLAQDLQAGKFGIREPVASCEKILLKRLDLILVPGLAFDLGGHRLGRGKGFYDRLLAVLQGPACGVAFDEQIVGALPVEPHDLRLNCILTPTRWQCDIARERF
- a CDS encoding replication-associated recombination protein A, with the protein product MSRDDLFAPAKIAAPETPAAEASEAQPVRHMPLAARMRPRNLSEYTGQTHILGPGQLLRRAIEADRIQSLLFYGPPGTGKTSLAQIIARQTRSKFERLSGVESNVADMRRVLASAANRLENTGQPTILFIDEIHRFNKAQQDILLPDVESGVVRLIGATTHNPFFFVNSPLVSRSQIFELRPLTEAELYELLQRALADSERGLGYLKIKAEESALRHLAKLSDGDARKALNSLEIAALTTEPTADGMIHIDLAVAEQSIQRKAVVYDGDGDAHYDTISAFIKSMRGSDADATLYWLAKMIHAGEDPRFISRRIMICAAEDVGLADPMALILATAAHQAAEFVGWPEARIPIAEAAIYIATANKSNTSIVSIDAALADVRSGRTLAVPEHLRDAHYAGAKRLGHGEGYQYAHDQPGHFVAQDYLGADKHYYEPTEQGVEKKIKERVEKWRAALAEARKKS